Below is a genomic region from Methanococcus vannielii SB.
AAACTTAAAGCTTTTTTGATATTTCTTTTGCCCAATAAGTTATTATAAAATCTGCACCTGCCCGTTTTATGCTCAAAAGTGCTTCAAAAATTGCTTTTTCCCTGTCAATCCAGCCTTTTTCTGCTGCAGATTCGATCATTGCATATTCGCCACTTACGCTGTATCCTCCAACGGGAATAAGGGTATTTTCTTTTGCAGTTTTTATTATGTCCAAGTAAGAGAGTGCAGGTTTTACAAGTATCATATCTGCACCTTCTAATACATCCATTTGTATTTCTTTTAAAGCTTCTCTTGAATTTCCACTATCCATCTGGTAAGTTTTCCTATCTCCAAATTGAGGCGTACTTTCAGCAGCTTCCCTAAACGGCCCATAGAATGCGGATGCGTATTTTGCCGCATAACTCATTATTGAAACATTTTCGAATTCATTTTCATCTAAAGTTTTTCGAATTTTTAAAACTCTTCCATCCATCATATCAGACGGTGCTACAATATCCACACCTGCTTTTGCATAGGAAAGAGCAATATCTGCTAAAACTTCCAAAGTTTCGTCATTTAATACTTCATTGTTGCTAACAATACCGCAGTGACCGTGAGAAGTGTATTCGCACATACAAACATCTGCAATTACTAAAAGACTATCTCCAAGTTTCTTTTTCACTGCCCGAATAACTTTTTGAACCCCTCCATTTTCATCAAATGCCGAAAGTGCAAAAGGATCTTTTTCTTTTGGAATCCCAAATAAAATAACTGCTAAGACACCCAAATTTGAAATTTCAATGCACTCCAAAATTGCAGCACTAATTCCAAATCTAAATTGGCCAGGCATTGAAGATATTGGAGTTTTCTCGTTTTCATTTAAATTTTCATCAATAAAAATAGGCATTATTAAATCATTTTTTGTAAGGGTGGTTTCCCTAACTAAATTCCTTATTTTTTCACTCTTTCTAAGTCTTCTTGGTCGCATTATCATTTAATCCCCTGTAAAATAATAATTATACCCTATTTTAATATGGTTAATAAGTTTAATAATACAAATTTAAAAGCTTGTATTACTATAGTATAATAAATTTTGTTTTTAGTTTTAAAAGATTTAAAAATAGTTACTTTTTTAATTTAGTAGTTTAAGATTAAAACTTTTCAAATGCATCCTCTGCTGCAAAAGTTAACGGGTCAATTACCATTGAAACAGGAGGCGCATAACTAAATTCTTGATTTAAAAGTTCGTCAACCGTCATTTTCTTTGAAATTGCAATAGACATTGCGTCAACTCGTTCTGCAACTCGTTCTTTTGAAATAATCTGGCATCCGATAATCCTTCTTGAATTTTTTTCACATACCAGTTTTATAAATATTGGTTCACCACCCGGATAATACCTTGCCCTTGTAAGTGCTTTTGCGTTACCGATAACCACATCTATTCCATTCATTTTTGCAGCAGTTTCTGTCATACCTGTTCCACCAATTTCAAGGGCGCCAATTTTTGAAACCATGCTGTTTAGTACCGGACTACTTTCTGCATCAATTCCTGCAATGCTTTTTGCTGCAACTTTCCCCTGCCTTACAGCAGTTGTTCCAAATGGTGAAAGAGTATTTTGGCCAGTTATTGCATCAATTACTTCAACACAGTCACCAACTGCATATATGTTCTCAATTGAAGTCTGCATCAAGTTATTTGTAAGTATTGCCCATCGCCCAATCTCACAGCCTGCTAGTTTAGCAAGTTCAATGTTTGAACGAACGCCTGTTGACATTATTACAAGCTCTGTATCAATTTGTTCTTCCCCGATAATTACTGCCTTAACTTTTTCATTTCCAATAATTTTTCCGAGTGGTTTTTCTAAAATAATTCTTATTCCATTTTCTTCAAGATACTCCTGAACTATTTTTGCCATTTCTGGGTCAAGAGCCCTTGGAAACACCTGTGGAACCATTTCAACAACAGTTACATCTATT
It encodes:
- the hemB gene encoding porphobilinogen synthase, which codes for MIMRPRRLRKSEKIRNLVRETTLTKNDLIMPIFIDENLNENEKTPISSMPGQFRFGISAAILECIEISNLGVLAVILFGIPKEKDPFALSAFDENGGVQKVIRAVKKKLGDSLLVIADVCMCEYTSHGHCGIVSNNEVLNDETLEVLADIALSYAKAGVDIVAPSDMMDGRVLKIRKTLDENEFENVSIMSYAAKYASAFYGPFREAAESTPQFGDRKTYQMDSGNSREALKEIQMDVLEGADMILVKPALSYLDIIKTAKENTLIPVGGYSVSGEYAMIESAAEKGWIDREKAIFEALLSIKRAGADFIITYWAKEISKKL
- a CDS encoding FAD-dependent oxidoreductase — protein: MNVVIIGSGAGGLTTASNIKKYSANAKITILTEDKHIAYSPCAIPYVIGGEIEKFENIVMHTPKDYERKGIEVITESKVVDVVANQNIVIYEEKGIKKEISYEKLVIATGGTPFIPPIDGVNLKGVFKVRTIEDGQSIKEWTKTTKQAVVAGAGAIGLEMAFGLKEIGIDVTVVEMVPQVFPRALDPEMAKIVQEYLEENGIRIILEKPLGKIIGNEKVKAVIIGEEQIDTELVIMSTGVRSNIELAKLAGCEIGRWAILTNNLMQTSIENIYAVGDCVEVIDAITGQNTLSPFGTTAVRQGKVAAKSIAGIDAESSPVLNSMVSKIGALEIGGTGMTETAAKMNGIDVVIGNAKALTRARYYPGGEPIFIKLVCEKNSRRIIGCQIISKERVAERVDAMSIAISKKMTVDELLNQEFSYAPPVSMVIDPLTFAAEDAFEKF